A stretch of Lathyrus oleraceus cultivar Zhongwan6 chromosome 6, CAAS_Psat_ZW6_1.0, whole genome shotgun sequence DNA encodes these proteins:
- the LOC127093433 gene encoding multiple organellar RNA editing factor 3, mitochondrial: MAYSNARRTLASTLSRALSSSSSGIASHSRTRFAFVLSSPKQTLPVPHSFPVRLKSSGSGYSPLNDPSPNWSNRPPKETILLDGCDYEHWLIVMEFPDNPKPSEDEMVNSYVKTLAQVLGSEEEAKKKIYSVSTTTYTGFGALVSEELSYKLKGDCFLVPF; this comes from the exons ATGGCGTACTCCAATGCCAGGCGCACGTTAGCCTCCACTCTCTCACGAGCTCTTTCTTCATCATCATCTGGAATCGCTTCTCACAGCCGCACACGTTTCGCTTTTGTGTTATCTTCTCCCAAACAAACCCTACCCGTCCCTCACTCGTTCCCTGTTCGGTTGAAATCATCGGGTTCGGGTTATTCTCCGTTGAACGATCCATCCCCAAATTGGAGCAACCGTCCTCCAAAGGAAACGATTCTTCTTGATGGCTGTGACTACGAGCATTGGCTCATTGTTATGGAGTTTCCTGATAATCCTAAACCCTCTGAAGATGAAATGGTTAATAGCTATGTCAAAACCCTAGCTCAAGTTCTCGGAAG TGAGGAAGAGGCTAAGAAGAAGATATACTCTGTTTCTACTACTACTTATACAGGTTTTGGTGCTCTTGTTTCGGAAGAGCTTTCTTATAAACTCAAAGGTGATTGTTTTCTTGTTCCTTTTTAG